The Cryptomeria japonica chromosome 6, Sugi_1.0, whole genome shotgun sequence genomic interval CCATTTGAGCTAGTATACGGATCTAAAGAAAGGATGCCAATAAATAATATGTTGCCTATGTACAAGTTCATCCATGAAAATGACTTGGAAATATTAGATCTATTGGAGGAAAGAATGGAGATACTTGCAAAATTGGATGAAAGTAGAGAAGATGCTTATAGGAAGAACTTGAAGCCACAACAAAAAAATAAGTACCTATTTGACAAAAAGGCatcaaaaagaaaatttgaaattaatGATTTGGTACTGCTTTGGAATGATAGAGcccaagataaaggaaaacatggcAACTTTGAAGCATTGTGGTTGGGGCCATTTGTTGTTGTGGAGAAGAATAGTGAGGATTCATACTTCCTCATGGATATAAATGGTAAAATGCAGGAACTACCAGTGCATGGATAGTTCCTTAAGAATTTCTTTGTTTGATCCTTTCGATGcacattaggtttagggttattatATATGTTAGATTAGGGTTTTGTAAGTATTCCTATGTTTTTTGGTTAGTTTTCTACCCAAGAGATTTAGATCCTAGCTTTAAACCAGGTGGTCAAACGTCCCCTAGCTGGAGCCACTATTGGAAGTGtttaagaaatgaatttttatgcCATGCTTATGTGTTggagcttagggtttagggtttttatagGGGGTTTTATGTCTTTCAAGGTTTTCCCTTTGTTCCCCTGGGCAATGTTATGTTATTCAATTGACTCATATCTACCGATGACATAGTTTTAAGTCATAGTCATGAGGCCCTTTTGTCGTTCGTTCATCGGCCCCATGCATTAGGAGTCACCGCTTGAGGTCGTcactttaatttttattatattcctAAGTGTTGAAATATCCCCATGGTTTTGTCTTTTAAAAATTCCCTAGG includes:
- the LOC131876669 gene encoding uncharacterized protein LOC131876669, which encodes MALWADRITVKKAIGTSPFELVYGSKERMPINNMLPMYKFIHENDLEILDLLEERMEILAKLDESREDAYRKNLKPQQKNKYLFDKKASKRKFEINDLVLLWNDRAQDKGKHGNFEALWLGPFVVVEKNSEDSYFLMDINGKMQELPVHG